The Haloplanus sp. XH21 genome includes a region encoding these proteins:
- a CDS encoding heavy-metal-associated domain-containing protein — translation MNETTQLRVMDFDCPTCASTVERALSNVDGVQNVEVHYTTGRVEIEYDDDVADPDAFAQAIENQDYTPQPA, via the coding sequence ATGAACGAGACAACCCAACTCCGTGTGATGGACTTCGACTGCCCGACCTGCGCGAGCACCGTTGAACGCGCCCTATCGAACGTCGACGGCGTCCAGAATGTGGAAGTCCACTACACGACCGGCCGAGTCGAGATCGAGTACGACGACGACGTCGCTGACCCCGACGCCTTCGCACAGGCCATCGAAAACCAGGACTACACGCCCCAGCCCGCCTAG